The genomic interval attttatttgtttttacattataattattaatataaattaataaataaataatttatcattcaataatagtatatttttttatttttacattataatttattaataaatttataacttattataactaataaaaatatttaaatatgaataaatttaataataatataaataataacataaaacattaatgcaatttaaatatattaatataatataatatttaatttaaattaattaaaaaaataatacagtaTAGTGTAGTATCAAGCATTgtacaacattattataatacaatgctaatgcaatacagcataatacaatacgccagtattaaaataatgtaatacagcataatacaaTGCAGTgtgccaaacgcacccttaaaGCACTTGACTTTCTATGCCATCCTTAGAATATTGcgtttttaagttttttgataaaaatttattattataattcaaaaattgaattgattttatacCACACTTATTTATACTTCTTGGTGGACtctatttgatattatatttgaaaattactaaagtaaaaatttttagtaaacacttattgttataatttaaaaattaacttgattttatcccatatttatataataaaggatctataatatttttatttatttttaccaatactATCTTAAGAAGTTATATTTATCTCAAActatcaaatttatttgatatttaaatttttttttatgataaatgaCTTAAAACCTAAATTACCTCAATACTACATCATAAAAAGTTACTACATCACAGAATTGATAACTTGAAAGAATTCAccaacacccccccccccccccccccccccccccccaaaaaaaattgtgacaTTGTTATTGATGTTGAAATCTGCTCGGCCATATCACATTCTTTCTGTTTCAACGATTGCTTGAGTCCCTGGGGTTTGAATCACCCTTTCTCCTCTTTCTAAGCCTGCGTTCACAAAAACAAATCAGAGATGCCGGTGGTTTtaccggcgtaaaccctccgctGCTTAAGTTAGTACAATGTGTTTACGGGGAAACTATGTAATTTGAATTGTGTGATTTCTTGTAATGCTCTCAAAAGTTTGTATGGAATGTAATCTGGTTTCAATTTGGCAGAGTTTTCCCTTTACTCTCcatcttttttcccttttttatcGGTCTCATGGCTTCTTATAGCCGTTGTCCCATGTTTCTGCGTACTCTTCACGTCCCCCTTTTCCGAGTGATGGCAAACCCTCATGGATCTCTAACCACTAGATCGTGGGAAAACGTGGGATGCCATGTCCTTTCCAACGGTTCGGGACATAGCGAAACTATCGCGATTTCGTGAGATCGTGTGTCCTTTCTTTGGGCGATGAGCATTTGGCCGGTATACATCTCTGGTTGGTATATTTCTCTGGTTGGTGCTCGTCTCTAGTTGGCACATGCATGTATAAGATGTTTTACCAGGACTTTTCTCGTGCCATTCAGCTAAGGAGATTCGCCTCAGGGCGAGAGATGAGGGCATGGCCGAGCTGGTATTTTTCATTACTCAACACCAGTACCCCAGTTTATGGTCTTGTGAGTGAAACGAGTTAAGATTAGAAACTGAGAATTAGATCTTACCAACCTCGGGAAATATCTCTCTGGTCCTCGTGTTGTTGTGACGGACCTGAGGTTCCTTATCTTGTTTAAGAAGATTTCGGTCTGAGTATGGGCCTTCGTGAGCGTGTCCAATATATAGCTGGGCTAACATCTCATCAGGCCTTTTCTAATGGACAGTGACGTGTCGCTTCTTGCCCTttcgtatttgaaatttgaaatttgaaacgacGGCTTATCTATCCTCGATATGCGGCAATTAAGCTGACAGCCGCGTAACTTAAACGCCTACATTCCTCCATTTCGTTTTAAATCCCTAAATTGAAACTACCATTGTGTTTCGCTATCTGCCATTCCGCCGTAAGCCAACTCCCTCTTTGGACTTTAATCGCACTTTCCGCGTCGGAAACCTCTGTTTGCTGGGCCCTTTCTTCGTCACGGTAACGCTGCCAGTGCCAATCTATTCCAGGTATCGCCTTTAACTTCTTCTCTGGTTGTTGTTGCTTGGGTTCTGTATTGTCCCTTTTTTGTACCCATATACTTGGATTTGCTGTGCTTTCCCTTTTAAGATTTCAATATGTCAAACCgaaagggaaaaataattgtagatGAGAGTGACGAAGAGGTAGAGGATTCATACCCCAACTTGTTTAGACCCAATGATCCCCTATGCTCTTCTCGCAGTGTAGGTCCCTCCTATCATAGGGATACCTTTGAATACCCTCGTCCCATGACCACTTTGCCTTCCCCTGATTTAGAACCCGTGGGAAACCGTGGTGGACCAGCGTCGGGCTCTGGTGAGAATCATAGTTCTAAGGGGGCTGGGGTTCCTGAGGAAAGTGGGTGATGGTGAGGAGAGCAGTTCCGAGCCGAGCAGACCCTCTAAGAAGAGAAACCTTGGTCATAGGAGAGAGGCAGATGCTTACCCTATTGACTATATTACTTGTGCTACTTTCCACACTGACCTACTCAAGCTTAGAAATCTTTACAATATCCCTGAGGAGGTTCTCCTTGTAATCCCTGGGAAAGGTGACGTCCCCAGTCGGCCTCCAAGAGGGTATGTAACGATGCATCTGGAGAGGGACTTGGTTGCCCCTTCAACCTTATTTTGTTAGGATATTGGGTAGCATGCATCTGGCTCCCGGTCAGCTTCACCCGAACGGGTGGAGGGTTTTTTCAGCTTTGTATGTGCTATGGGAAAGGTGTGGACTCGGGGAGCCTTCCCTTGTGGAAGTAAAGCATTTGTATCAACTGAGGAGCAGCCCAAGGGAAGCAAGCTGGTACTACTTCATGTCAAGCTTTGTGAAGAGGAACTTATCACCGACTTTCCTTCCTCATGTAAAAACtggaagaacaaattcttctttgctggGAGAAATTGGTATCCAGCAATCCATTCGCTTGGTGGTGATATTCACCTTCCAACGCGTTTTGTCACCCCAGGtcgtttatttttctatatatttcACTTCTCTGATTGTTACTTATTGGGTTCCTTAACCTTGTTTATTCTTTCAGAGTCGTGGGGCCTGATCAAGAAACTTGACGACAAACTATTGCTCATGGTGGAAACTGCTCTGGTGAACGAGTCTACCTGTAAAAATCTCCTGTTGGTAACAAATCTTGTCGGGTCACGCTTAGTGGACGTAGCTGTCGGGATGGATAACAAGATCCTCAGCGCTATGTCAAAGAAACGTGCTCGGGGTTCAAGTGGCTCCAGCAACCCCCCTCCCctgaagaaaatcaatgttggTTCTTCCAAGGCTTCTGCTCCTACTCTACCCCCTCCTCCACCTCGAACGAATGGTGGGGAGAAGGTTAGCGACAAGAGTCCTGAGGTTAGTGTTCAATCTAGAGACCGATCTTCTCCTCTTCCGCCTCGGGACCAGGGTGACCATCTGACCTCGTACCATAGGGACTCTGGCAAGTTAATGGGACCTAAAATGGTCAAAGATATTAAAAGCATAAACCTTAGCGAGTTAGCTGGTTCCGTTCAGAGGGTCTCCTTTAAGCTGGCTACTCTGGTTTCTTGCTACAAGAACAAGTCCACGCGCCATGAGAGGAGGCTTCAAGCTGACAACTAGGacttaaagaaaaaggatgaGTCTGCTAATCGCTCGAAGGAGAAGCTGTTTGATCTACATAAGCAGATCATGGACCTGGAGGAGAAAGTGGCCATTACTGAGTCCAACTCCTCCAAGCTTGAGAGCGAGTTGGGTGACCTGAAGTCTGGTCTCCAGGCTACTCAAAGTGAACGAGATACCTTGAAGACGGCCCTCGAGGAGCAAATCAAGTCCTTGAATGAGCAGGTAGCCGAGCTGAAAGGTAAATCTGCTGAGGTGGACGATCGGCTAAATGCAGAGTATAACTCTGGGCTCGCCTTTTGCTAAGTGCATCATGTTTGTGCTTAAGGAAGAATATCCAGAGCTTAACATGAGCAAACTGGAGGCGGGAGTGCAGAAATATACGGCTGAGTCAAATCAGGGGGATAAAGGCCAGAGGGACCAAGATCAGGTTAAGGCACCTTTAGGTGGGGCGCTGGAGGAGGAAGCAGGGGATCATGCTCTGGAAGCAGGTCAGGGGTCAACGCATGCTCCTTCAGAAGTCGCTGGTCCTCCTCTTTCCAAGATTGCTGATCATTCTCCTACTGAGGCTGCTGATCCTTCTAATCCTTAGGCTtgttttttatgtaaattctgaattttcattttgtttacaaaCGCTTGAATGTTTATAAACTTTTGATGCTTTCCAGTTGTTTTCTTGCCATGATTTTTCTTATGAGTTGTTTCTGCAAATTaccttaaaaaatatgtttgcTTGTCTTTGAGTGACTGAGGAAAAATAAGCGATTCCTTGCCTTAACTAATTTAATGGGTTTTACCTGCTGGTCCTTTAGCCGACCGAGCAGGAATAGACACTTGCTTGCCTTAACTAATTTAATGGATTTTGCCTGCTGGTCCTTTAGCCGACCGAGTAGGAATAGACACTTgtttgccttagtaaaatttgtcTAACAAGGGATTCTTATGttgaattcatctttattgaaCTTTGCATGGATTACAAAAGGCGAAATATATGCATGTGCCACAATTCATTATCATGCATTTAACAGAAATAGCTTATCGAAATAAAAAACTTGGTAAAACACTTTGCTTACTGGAAGTATTTCTTCAAGTGCTCAGCGTTCCACGACTTCTTCACATCTCGTCCATCTGGGTAAGTCAGCTGGTAAGCTCCTAGGCCAGTTGTTCGTACTACTCTGTACGAGCCCTCCCATTTCGGGCTAAGAACGCCATGATTAGGATCTCTTGTGTTTTGGTTCACTTTTCTAAGTACCCAATCTCCTGCTCGGAACTGCCTCATGCACACATTCTTGTTGTAGTAGCGCATGATTCTTTGCTGGCATTTGGCCACTCTCTGCTCGTAGTGCGTGTGCCAGCCTGAGCCCAGCGATGAATGCTTCATATTCGGCTGGGTTATTTATGAGCTGGAATTCAAACTTTACTGCATAGGATACCTCAGCCCCTTCTGGGCTTCGTATTACAACTCCTGCTCCGGACCCCTGTTCACTACGTGACCCATCAACCATTACCAGTCACACCCCTTTTGGTTTCTCCTGTTTAACTGGTTGCTTATCCTGAACTTCTTCCCCTGGTTCAATACGGTCAACCATAAAATCGGTCAGGGCTTGAGTTTTGATTGCTCCTCGTGGTCTGTAAGATAGGTCGAATTCGCTAAGCTCTACAGACCATTTTACTAGCCGACCAAATGCA from Citrus sinensis cultivar Valencia sweet orange chromosome 9, DVS_A1.0, whole genome shotgun sequence carries:
- the LOC107176553 gene encoding uncharacterized protein LOC107176553, whose product is MSNRKGKIIVDESDEEVEDSYPNLFRPNDPLCSSRSNPWETVVDQRRALVRIIVLRGLGFLRKVGDGEESSSEPSRPSKKRNLGHRREADAYPIDYITCATFHTDLLKLRNLYNIPEEVLLVIPGKGDVPSRPPRGCGLGEPSLVEVKHLYQLRSSPREASWYYFMSSFVKRNLSPTFLPHVKTGRTNSSLLGEIESWGLIKKLDDKLLLMVETALVNESTCKNLLLVTNLVGSRLVDVAVGMDNKILSAMSKKRARGSSGSSNPPPLKKINVGSSKASAPTLPPPPPRTNGGEKVSDKSPEVSVQSRDRSSPLPPRDQGDHLTSYHRDSGKLMGPKMVKDIKSINLSELAGSVQRVSFKLATLVSCYKNKSTRHERRLQADN